AACCCGGGTCTGGGGGTCGAAATCGACCCCCAACCTCTTCACCACCATCCCCGTCGCGGTCCGACGCCAGCTGCATATAAGCGCGGACGACCAGGTCGCCTGGCGACTCGAAGGGAGCTTCGCCGAGGTCCGGCGCCACACGGGGGAACCCTCGACGAACGGAAAGGACGGATACACCGTGTACAAGCAGGCCCGCTCGAACAGCCTCTACACGGCGATCCCGGTCGCGGTCATCGAGCAGCTGCGCCTTCGCGCCCGCGACCGGGCCGCCTGGGAGCTCCACGGGGACAAGGCGCACCTCCGGCGCGGGTGATCCGGGACCATTCCGAAAAGGAAACGAGGACGCCCCTCGTTCCTTGCGGCGTGGCGACGCGCGCGTTCACGCTCGACCTCGAGCCCTTCCTGAGGAACGTCGACGAGACCAAGCCGCAGGTCATCGCGCTCCTGCCCCCGGAGGAGGCAAGGCGGCTCCGCCTCGCGGGCCACAAGGTGTACCGCGTCCTCACGCGCGTCTCCGACGACAAGCTCCTCTCCATTCCCCAGCAGATCCGGGAATGCGTCCGCTACGCGGCCGGCGAGGAGGTGGCGAACGCGCGCCGCGACGACGCCGAGGACGTCCCGGGCGTGGTGGACATTGTGTACAATTTCGGCACGCAAAGCGGCTTCACGCTCTTCGAGAGCCCGCTCTTCAAGGAGCTGCTTTCCGCGGCGGGAAACGACGGCTTCGACGGCTTCATCGCCCGCGATTCGTCTCGTTTGGGCCGCGATTATTGGGACAAGTTCGCGACGCTGGGGCTTCTGCGACGATCCCAGAAGGAGCTGCACGTCCTCGAGGACGGCGGCCGCTTCGACTACGACGACGACCTCACGAAGGTCCGAAGCTGGGCCGACACCTGGAGCGATTCGAAGAAGAAGCTCGAGGAGATCCGCAAAAGCGTCCGCGCGACCTCGTCCCTCAGGGAGGCGGGGATCCCGACGACGTCGCTCCCCTTCGGCTACGCGAGCGCGCCCGCCCCCCGGGGGCGGCACCGCGTCTGGGTGGTCACGGAGGACGCGGCGAAGGTCCGCGCGCTCTTTGCGGCCGCGGAGGCGGCCGGAGAACGAGTCCCCGTCGGCGCGCTCGCGAAGGCCTACGGCCTCTCGCCGCAGCTCGTGCGCAAGATCCTGAGGAACCGGGCCTACACGGGGGGGTTCAACTGGGCCGGCGGTTTCGTCCCGTGCGATCCAGGCACGGTGCCCCCGCTCGTCCCCGTGGACGTGTGGGAGCGCGTCCAGAGGAAGCTTCGGAAGCGCGATTCTTAGTCAAGCGATCCACGTACTCGCATGACACGCTCACTCAGAACGCGTAGTAGGGCGATTTCGTGATCTCGCGCACGAGGCACGTGGCGTAACACCCCTTGGACAGGCCGAACGCGAGGGTCACCTTCTCGCCGTGCGCGTCGCTTCCCGCCTGGACGGCGGCGCCCGCGGGGCGCGCATGGAGGGCGCGCCGCGTTCCGGAGGAGCCGGCTTCCGGGAGCGCCGCGACGCGGAAGGCCGAGACGGGGATGCCCTCGGCCTCGACGACGGCGCGCTCGATCTCCCCCTGGAGGCCGCCGGACCACGGCGGGTCGGATCCCGTGACGAGGCCGCTCACGAACGCGCGGCCGCGGGCCACCTGCAGGCGCGCCTTCGCGAGGTTCGCGCTCGTGACGGCGACGGGTCGCTCCGTGGAGGGGACCCCGTGCGCGTCCGCGGGAAGGAGGAGGTCGCCCTCCTGCGGCTCCGCGAGGCCGACGCCCCGCGCGAGGCGCTCTGAGAGCGCGCGGTTGAAGAGGAGCGACTGGTAGGCGTAGACGAACATCGTGAGGAGGTTCCCCGGGAGCGCGAGGAGCGCGCCCGCCCAGTCGCCGGGCTTCGCGGCGAGGTGCCGGATCATCGTGCGCTCGAAGCTCAGGAATTCCGGATACCAGCGCGCGGCGGAGGCGAAGTCGCGGGATTCCTGGAGCCTCGCGCGCGCCTCGCGCACCTCGGGCGGGTCGGCCTCCATGGGGTTCGCCGCGTACGCCATGACGGCGCCCTCGAGGTCGCCGAGGACGAGGAGCCGCCCCACGACGTGGGTGATCGGGCGCACCTGGCCGAAGCGCTGGAGGCCGAAATAGTTCGGAAAACCCCCCTTCCCGTGGAGGTCCGCGAGCGTCGCCTCGGCGAGCGTCCTTGCGTCGTCGGAGGCGATCGGAAGATCGCGCACCGCGATCTCGAAACGGTTGCCGACGAGCTCGCCGATCTTTGGCGCGCGGTCGACCCGGAAGGTCTCCAGGATCTCGACGTCCTTGATCGCGAGGGCGCGCACGCGGTCCTCCGGCGCTGGGACGCTCACGTATTGCGTGGTGACGGCCCGTTTGTCCTTCGTGCCCGCGAAGAAGACGGCCTGGCGCGAGACCTTCAGGCGGTCCGCGATCTCGCGCATGAGGCGATTCGTCTCCCAGTTGCGCGCGCGGACGGCCGCGACCGTGTACTTGCCCTCGCCCGTGGGCGCGGGAAAGGCGAGCGGAATCTCGCCGACGACGAAATCCTCCGGAAACGTCCGCAGGCGCCCCCCGGTGCCGGGGGTCGCGGCGAGGAAGCGGGACATCCCGACGGCGTCCTCGAACGCGTCGGGCGCGAGGAGGGGGGCGACGGGCCCGCGGCCTTCGCGGAGGTGGGCGCCCGTCGTGGGCATCACTTCGAGGTGGCCCGGATAACCTGGGTTTCGAGCTCGTCGAAGAGCGTGCGCAGCTCCTTCGCGGCCTGCTTCAGCTGGGCCTCGGGCTTGCCGCCCTTGACCTCGAGGTAGAGCTTGGGGTTGTCGAGGAACGGGTGGCCCATGAGATAGGTCGCGCTCACGACCTTCTCGCTCTTGAGGAGGTGCTGCTTCAGGAGGTTGAGCAGCGTCTCGTTCTCGCCCTTGACCTCGATCTCCAGGGCGTTCTCGGTCTTCTTCAGAAGTGAAATCTCCATGCGTGTCACGCTCCGTCGCCACCGCCGCCGTCGCCGTTGCGACCGCCGCGGCGCCTTCCGCGGCCGCCGCGCCGGCGCCGGCGCTGGCCGCCTTCGCGCCCCTCGCCGCCTTCGGCGCGCTCGCCCGTGGGCTCGCGCCGCGGACGCTCGTCGCGGTCGCCGCCGCGGCGCTCGCCGCCCCGGCGCTCCCCGCGCGGAGGTCCGCGCCGGTCGCCCCGGTCCCCGCGGCCGCCGCGCTCGCCGCGGCCCCCGCGGCGATCGCCTCGGTCGCCGCGGCCGAATCCGCCCCGGCGCTCGCGCGGGGCGCGCGGCGGCGGAACGTACGCGTCGATGTACTCCTGGGGGGCGACGAGGTGGCCCGAGCCGTAGTCGGCCGCGAGCTTCACCGTCTCCTTCCAGTCGCACTCGGGACACACGAGGCCGCTGCCGCGCTTCTCCATGACGTTGCGGCAGCGGGCGCAGTAGAGCTTGAGGATGCCGAACTCGGGGCCCTTCGTCGAGAGCTGGACCGCGGGTTTCGTCTCGAGGACGACCGCGCGGAGGACCGCGCCGAGCTTGAGCGCGTCCTCGAGGTTGTCGACGTAGTGCTCCGACACCTTGCTGATGTGGAGCGTGCCGTTCGTGTCGGACCCGATCTGGCGGTTGGGTTGCGCGGAGACCGCGCGGACCTCGACGATCGCCATGGTCGGGCGGACCGCCTGGACGGTGCCGATCACGATGTCGCCGGCCTTGAGGATGAGCGGCTCCTTCGTCACCGCGTGGACCTTCGCGATGAAGTCGCTCGTGTCCAGCTCGAGCCGGCCGAGACGGGCCGCGTACACGGTGCCGTTCTCCTCGTACGTGCCGTCGCCGGGGATGAACTCCTCGGCGATCGCGATCTCGTCGCCGGGAAAGACAAGACTGGGAGCGGTGGGCGCGGCCATGGAGAGCCTGGGCGGGAACACGGCCCCGCCTTCTTAAAGGATTCGGGCCCCGAACGACCCCCCGTGTGACAGCTTGATTGTGGAATGTCTGTTACGCATATGGCGTGACTAATCACCGCCATGGGCGTCGTCGCCGTGGGTGAACCGCAAGGCGACCACGTCGACGTCCTTCACCGGCTTCTCGTGGAAGGCGAACTGGGCCTTGAGGGGGAAGCGGTACGGGATCGCGTGCGTCACGACGACGCCGGCCCGGGAGGCGTAGTTCTCGACCCACATCTGCGTCTCCGCGAGGTGGATGGACCAGATGACGGGGCTCGACCGGAACGCGGCATCGAGAAAGGGGCGGTCCGCGTGGCGCTTCTGCGCGCCGAAGGGGGGATTCATGATCGCGGTGTCGGCGGGCCACGTGAGGCCATCCACGTCAGAATGCTCGATTTCGAAGCGGTCGGCGACGCCGAGTTGCCTTGCGCTTTCGAGGGCGACCG
This window of the Candidatus Thermoplasmatota archaeon genome carries:
- a CDS encoding recombinase family protein, whose protein sequence is MATRAFTLDLEPFLRNVDETKPQVIALLPPEEARRLRLAGHKVYRVLTRVSDDKLLSIPQQIRECVRYAAGEEVANARRDDAEDVPGVVDIVYNFGTQSGFTLFESPLFKELLSAAGNDGFDGFIARDSSRLGRDYWDKFATLGLLRRSQKELHVLEDGGRFDYDDDLTKVRSWADTWSDSKKKLEEIRKSVRATSSLREAGIPTTSLPFGYASAPAPRGRHRVWVVTEDAAKVRALFAAAEAAGERVPVGALAKAYGLSPQLVRKILRNRAYTGGFNWAGGFVPCDPGTVPPLVPVDVWERVQRKLRKRDS
- the truD gene encoding tRNA pseudouridine(13) synthase TruD produces the protein MPTTGAHLREGRGPVAPLLAPDAFEDAVGMSRFLAATPGTGGRLRTFPEDFVVGEIPLAFPAPTGEGKYTVAAVRARNWETNRLMREIADRLKVSRQAVFFAGTKDKRAVTTQYVSVPAPEDRVRALAIKDVEILETFRVDRAPKIGELVGNRFEIAVRDLPIASDDARTLAEATLADLHGKGGFPNYFGLQRFGQVRPITHVVGRLLVLGDLEGAVMAYAANPMEADPPEVREARARLQESRDFASAARWYPEFLSFERTMIRHLAAKPGDWAGALLALPGNLLTMFVYAYQSLLFNRALSERLARGVGLAEPQEGDLLLPADAHGVPSTERPVAVTSANLAKARLQVARGRAFVSGLVTGSDPPWSGGLQGEIERAVVEAEGIPVSAFRVAALPEAGSSGTRRALHARPAGAAVQAGSDAHGEKVTLAFGLSKGCYATCLVREITKSPYYAF
- a CDS encoding RpoL/Rpb11 RNA polymerase subunit family protein, coding for MEISLLKKTENALEIEVKGENETLLNLLKQHLLKSEKVVSATYLMGHPFLDNPKLYLEVKGGKPEAQLKQAAKELRTLFDELETQVIRATSK
- a CDS encoding exosome complex RNA-binding protein Csl4 codes for the protein MFPPRLSMAAPTAPSLVFPGDEIAIAEEFIPGDGTYEENGTVYAARLGRLELDTSDFIAKVHAVTKEPLILKAGDIVIGTVQAVRPTMAIVEVRAVSAQPNRQIGSDTNGTLHISKVSEHYVDNLEDALKLGAVLRAVVLETKPAVQLSTKGPEFGILKLYCARCRNVMEKRGSGLVCPECDWKETVKLAADYGSGHLVAPQEYIDAYVPPPRAPRERRGGFGRGDRGDRRGGRGERGGRGDRGDRRGPPRGERRGGERRGGDRDERPRREPTGERAEGGEGREGGQRRRRRGGRGRRRGGRNGDGGGGDGA
- a CDS encoding METTL5 family protein, giving the protein MRKRDLEILLERVPAHPKPRADLEQYRTPPVIAADLLWQAYALGDVGERTLVDLGCGTGMLALGALLLGAPRATGVDVDADALSVALESARQLGVADRFEIEHSDVDGLTWPADTAIMNPPFGAQKRHADRPFLDAAFRSSPVIWSIHLAETQMWVENYASRAGVVVTHAIPYRFPLKAQFAFHEKPVKDVDVVALRFTHGDDAHGGD